The Astyanax mexicanus isolate ESR-SI-001 chromosome 12, AstMex3_surface, whole genome shotgun sequence genome window below encodes:
- the LOC111192657 gene encoding class II histocompatibility antigen, B-L beta chain-like isoform X1: MSFPLVHRMAVLSWALATAVDSYYLFYGMDCFYLGSPEHTEFTLTLMYNKKKLATLNSTEGRLIGYNEIAEKWTKIFNNDTQWLNLQITRGIESCNNYVRLFAAADHTARPKVIVRSLRSASGDQPAMLMCSAHDFYPKPIKLTWLRNGKKVTGDVVFSEELYDGDWYYQIHSQLEYSPGPAEQITCMVEHLSFTQPALFHWQKEPLSEAERDKVVVGVTGLLMGVIIATTGLIYYKRKQTGWTSVQVLELRS; the protein is encoded by the exons ttgacagctattatttattttatggcaTGGATTGCTTTTACCTAGGATCACCTGAACACACTGAGTTTACTCTAACCCTGATGTACAACAAGAAAAAACTCGCAACACTCAACAGCACAGAGGGCAGACTGATTGGCTACAATGAAATTGcagaaaaatggacaaaaatcttTAACAACGACACACAATGGTTGAACTTGCAGATAACTAGGGGAATAGAGTCCTGTAACAATTATGTTAGGCTGTTTGCTGCTGCGGACCACACAG CGAGGCCAAAGGTCATAGTGAGGTCACTGAGATCTGCCAGTGGTGACCAGCCGGCAATGCTGATGTGCAGCGCTCACGACTTTTACCCCAAACCCATCAAACTGACCTGGCTGAGGAACGGCAAGAAAGTGACCGGCGACGTGGTTTTCTCTGAGGAACTGTACGATGGAGACTGGTACTATCAGATCCACTCACAGCTGGAGTACAGTCCAGGACCTGCAGAGCAGATCACCTGTATGGTGGAACACCTCAGCTTCACCCAACCGGCTCTGTTCCACTGGCAGAAAG AGCCTCTCTCCGAGGCTGAACGGGATAAAGTAGTGGTTGGAGTAACAGGGCTGCTGATGGGAGTAATCATAGCAACTACTGGTCTCATCTACTATAAACGGAAACAAACAG GCTGGACATCAGTGCAGGTTTTGGAACTCAGAAGCTGA
- the LOC111192657 gene encoding class II histocompatibility antigen, B-L beta chain-like isoform X2, producing the protein MSFPLVHRMAVLSWALATAVDSYYLFYGMDCFYLGSPEHTEFTLTLMYNKKKLATLNSTEGRLIGYNEIAEKWTKIFNNDTQWLNLQITRGIESCNNYVRLFAAADHTARPKVIVRSLRSASGDQPAMLMCSAHDFYPKPIKLTWLRNGKKVTGDVVFSEELYDGDWYYQIHSQLEYSPGPAEQITCMVEHLSFTQPALFHWQKGWTSVQVLELRS; encoded by the exons ttgacagctattatttattttatggcaTGGATTGCTTTTACCTAGGATCACCTGAACACACTGAGTTTACTCTAACCCTGATGTACAACAAGAAAAAACTCGCAACACTCAACAGCACAGAGGGCAGACTGATTGGCTACAATGAAATTGcagaaaaatggacaaaaatcttTAACAACGACACACAATGGTTGAACTTGCAGATAACTAGGGGAATAGAGTCCTGTAACAATTATGTTAGGCTGTTTGCTGCTGCGGACCACACAG CGAGGCCAAAGGTCATAGTGAGGTCACTGAGATCTGCCAGTGGTGACCAGCCGGCAATGCTGATGTGCAGCGCTCACGACTTTTACCCCAAACCCATCAAACTGACCTGGCTGAGGAACGGCAAGAAAGTGACCGGCGACGTGGTTTTCTCTGAGGAACTGTACGATGGAGACTGGTACTATCAGATCCACTCACAGCTGGAGTACAGTCCAGGACCTGCAGAGCAGATCACCTGTATGGTGGAACACCTCAGCTTCACCCAACCGGCTCTGTTCCACTGGCAGAAAG GCTGGACATCAGTGCAGGTTTTGGAACTCAGAAGCTGA